A window from Fusarium musae strain F31 chromosome 8, whole genome shotgun sequence encodes these proteins:
- a CDS encoding hypothetical protein (EggNog:ENOG41) — protein sequence MDVDEEKQTTESRPPSIVTSSTANGIETPEIRDEDAKRDEEKAVMEAEKPIEYPQGLEMFFIMLALVLSITLCSLDQHPFSPPSTLKPVKTIVATAVPKITDQFGRLQDISWYGSAYFLTLGAFQSLWGKIYKFFPLKTSFLLSIFIFELGSLISAVARNSTTVIVGRAIAGLGASGVAPGVYTIPAFIAAPEKRATYTGFIGLSCFYINLPIGGLAILVILFTFKTPAGVKVVDATLKEKLLQMDFIGTALVMGASLSLLLALQYGGVTHAWNSSVVIGLLVGFVLMIIVLIGVEFWLGERAMLAPRLIRQRTVWVNAVWSFFFAGSYFITLYYLPIYFQSIDNQSPIGSGVRNIPLIALFSVATFASGKAITKTGTAAPYLVVSSIIVTIAAGLFYTLDIGTSTGKWAGYQILAGFGYGVGLQVPVVISQAFAAPSDMAPVTSIIIFSRTIGGTFLITAAQSGFINQIIHKLSSTVPTVDPALVTETGATTLRQNFSGAELNGVLHAYVWGIKVAFAITIAACGITVLTSVFSKWTNIHHKKQTS from the exons ATGGACGTcgacgaggagaagcagaCTACCGAGTCAAGACCACCGTCTATTGTGACATCTTCAACTGCCAACGGCATAGAAACGCCAGAAATCCGCGACGAAGATGCGAAACGAGATGAGGAAAAGGCTGTTATGGAGGCAGAAAAGCCTATCGAGTACCCGCAAGGCTTGGAaatgttcttcatcatgcttgCTCTCGTGCTTAGTATCACTCTCTGCTCTCTCGACCAG CACCCCTTCTCCCCACCTTCAACGCTGAAACCGGTCAAGACCATCGTCGCAACTGCTGTCCCCAAGATTACCGATCAGTTCGGCCGCCTGCAAGATATCTCGTGGTACGGCTCAGCATACTTCCTCACCCTTGGAGCCTTCCAGTCACTCTGGGGCAAGATCTACAAGTTCTTTCCTCTCAAAACAAGCTTCTTGTTGTCCATCTTTATCTTCGAGCTCGGAAGCCTGATCAGTGCGGTTGCTCGTAACTCGACGACTGTGATTGTCGGACGTGCTATCGCTGGCTTGGGAGCTTCCGGTGTTGCCCCTGGAGTGTACACGATCCCTGCTTTCATCGCCGCACCGGAGAAGAGAGCTACATATACGGGTTTCATTGGGCTATC GTGCTTTTACATCAACTTGCCTATCGGTGGTCTGGCCATTCTCGTTAttctcttcaccttcaagaCCCCCGCCGGGGTCAAGGTCGTCGACGCTACACTCAAAGAGAAGCTGTTACAGATGGACTTCATAGGCACAGCGCTCGTAATGGGCgcgtctttgtctttgctcCTGGCACTTCAATATGGTGGTGTGACCCATGCGTGGAACTCAAGCGTCGTCATCGGGTTGCTTGTCGGTTTCGTCCTCATGATTATCGTGCTGATAGGAGTAGAGTTCTGGCTGGGAGAGCGTGCAATGTTGGCCCCACGACTGATTCGCCAAAGGACCGTTTGGGTCAACGCGGTatggagcttcttctttgctggaTCATACTTCATAACGCTTTACTATTTGCCTATCTACTTCCAGAGCATCGACAACCAGAGTCCTATCGGCTCAGGTGTACGAAACATTCCGCTCATTGCGCTGTTCAGCGTTGCGACATTTGCATCTGGCAAAGCCATTACAAAGACGGGTACTGCTGCCCCATATCTGGTGGTTAGTTCGATAATCGTCACCATTGCGGCCGGTCTATTCTATACTCTCGACATTGGGACGTCGACGGGCAAATGGGCTGGATATCAGATCCTGGCGGGATTTGGATATGGCGTTGGTCTCCAGGTTCCTGTTGTCATTTCGCAGGCTTTCGCTGCACCCAGTGACATGGCTCCTGTGACTTCTATCATTATAT TTTCTCGTACCATTGGTGGTACATTCTTGATCACCGCTGCGCAATctggcttcatcaaccagATCATCCATAAGCTATCCAGCACTGTGCCTACCGTTGATCCAGCATTGGTTACAGAAACGGGTGCCACGACCCTCCGACAAAACTTCTCCGGCGCTGAGCTGAATGGTGTACTGCATGCTTATGTGTGGGGCATCAAAGTTGCTTTTGCAATAACTATTGCGGCTTGTGGCATCACAGTCCTTACGAGCGTGTTTAGCAAGTGGACGAATATCCACCACAAGAAACAGACCTCATAA
- a CDS encoding hypothetical protein (EggNog:ENOG41), with product MDIPQFSFEIRRMKIAEKSESVPMTKPSIEALLQSLRFNQIDARHDNIKKAHRKTCKWIIKRAEYLDWLNPNKVDEHHGFLWIKGKPGAGKSTLMKFILSNARRSMKDKIIISFFFNARGEQLEKSTTGMYRSLLLQILQQLPTLHSALDPALVLGIGENHEWNIEALRALFEQTVESLGSFSVVVFIDALDECDESEIRAMVSSFKSLGDLSAAEGISFQVCLASRHYPHITMPKKIELVLEGQEGHEQDIISYLDSELEIGDSKLAQEVRSQIKEKASGVFMWVVLVAGILQQKYDQGRIHTLKQTLREIPGDLHELFRDILTRDDVNKDELLLCIQWVLFARNPLKPEQLYFAIRSHAECSICKWDRDEIGEAAIGNFILSSSKGLAEVTRVKKDPTVQFIHESVRDFLLKENGLRVILETGGDIGAEIHDQLKRCCYKYTQSYTEENGLPESDSKDHLSEACVVADLEFPFLRYAVQNVLYHANAAEEGHISQTKFLETFQLARWIQHNNVFQDKDVRRHTTSASLLYLLAEYGFGSLIESHQQNQSCFDIEGERYGAPILAAMAAGIRPTIWRLLKREIREEPATSHLHSLCNEYDIEKKVKHGLGRNFKFNPKSGLLYYVLRDGDLIAASVAIASSKPYTQINFRTSRGETPFSVANQHSHDISVPFRFLLENGADVENGDELRRTPLCLAAANGNTAAVGLLLEKGANIEHTCSGGKTPLMYAAAEGTEECMRLLLSGGASVAVTDNRLQTALFGAVCSQIESEAKVHLLIGQGVDVSATDNDGYTALTWSLKQGKATKSIVQMLLSRGDTVKRTDLLGRTPLMFALNNDLSIMKQLIDEGGDINAIDTRGQSALLLAVRFKLEGHARILIDSGACTDISDTYNQRTALSYAVSTQYYDTHTAPPGQPDIALSFHGHYLPPSIAEALLVQGAKVDKDDINGRTPLSHAADIGGSADFVSLLLSHGATKFLLSHGADVHHADNSGRTPLSYAVDHNYMATKLLLDHGADVHHADNSGRTPLSYVASSGHIHAVHIARLLLDRGAIPDKVDKAEKTALSYATTDEMRDLLSKYP from the exons ATGGATATTCCACAGTTCAGTTTCGAGATCAGGCGCATGAAAATCGCGGAGAAAAGCGAAAGTGTCCCGATGACCAAG CCATCAATCGAAGCTCTCCTTCAATCATTAAGGTTCAATCAAATTGATGCTCGTCATGACAATATCAAGAAGGCTCATAGGAAAACATGCAAATGGATCATCAAGAGAGCCGAGTATCTTGACTGGCTGAATCCCAACAAGGTCGATGAACATCATGGCTTTTTATGGATCAAAGGAAAGCCAGGGGCAGGAAAGTCCACTTTGATGAAGTTCATTCTCAGCAATGCCCGACGAAGTATGAAAGACAAAATCatcatctctttcttcttcaatgcACGGGGAGAACAGCTCGAGAAGTCCACCACTGGCATGTACAGGTCCCTGTTACTTCAAATTCTCCAACAGCTTCCGACGCTCCATAGTGCGCTGGATCCTGCACTGGTCTTGGGGATAGGTGAGAACCACGAATGGAACATTGAGGCACTGAGAGCATTATTTGAGCAGACTGTGGAGAGCCTTGGGAGTTTTTCTGTGGTTGTTTTTATTGACGCATTGGATGAATGCGACGAGTCAGAAATCCGAGCCATGGTATCGTCATTCAAGAGTTTGGGTGACTTGAGCGCCGCCGAAGGAATCAGTTTCCAGGTATGCTTGGCAAGCAGACATTATCCTCATATCACGATGCCAAAGAAGATTGAACTAGTTCtggaaggacaagaaggacatgAGCAGGACATCATTTCCTATCTTGACAGCGAGTTGGAAATCGGAGACAGCAAGCTCGCTCAAGAGGTTAGGTCTCAGATCAAAGAAAAGGCGTCCGGTGTCTTTATGTGGGTTGTGCTTGTCGCTGGCATTTTACAGCAAAAGTACGATCAAGGGCGTATACACACTCTGAAACAAACACTTCGAGAGATTCCAGGAGATCTTCACGAGCTATTTCGAGATATTCTTACGCGAGATGATGTCAACAAGGATGAATTGCTGCTATGCATCCAATGGGTTCTTTTCGCACGAAATCCGCTCAAGCCAGAACAACTTTATTTCGCGATTCGCTCACACGCCGAATGCAGCATTTGTAAGTGGGATCGAGACGAAATTGGAGAAGCTGCCATTGGTAACTTCATTTTGAGCTCCTCTAAAGGCCTTGCTGAAGTCACGCGGGTGAAAAAGGACCCTACAGTTCAATTCATTCATGAGTCAGTCAGAGATTTTCTGCTCAAAGAAAATGGCCTCAGAGTCATCCTGGAGACGGGAGGGGATATTGGTGCAGAGATTCATGATCAGTTGAAGAGGTGTTGCTACAAGTATACGCAATCTTACACGGAAGAGAATGGCTTACCAGAAAGTGATTCTAAGGATCATCTCTCCGAAGCCTGTGTTGTCGCAGACCTCGAGTTTCCTTTTCTGCGGTATGCCGTACAGAATGTTCTTTATCATGCAAATGCAGCAGAAGAGGGACATATTAGCCAGACCAAGTTCTTGGAAACCTTCCAACTTGCAAGATGGATTCAACACAATAATGTCTTCCAGGACAAAGATGTGCGTCGACATACCACCAGTGCAAGCCTTTTATACCTCCTAGCTGAATATGGCTTTGGGAGCCTCATAGAGAGCCACCAACAAAATCAGTCCTGCTTTGACATCGAAGGTGAGCGATATGGCGCTCCTATCCTTGCAGCAATGGCTGCGGGTATCCGACCCACAATCTGGAGGCTTCTCAAAAGGGAGATACGTGAAGAGCCTGCGACTTCACATTTACACTCCTTATGCAATGAATACGACATcgaaaagaaagtaaagCACGGACTTGGGCGCAACTTCAAATTTAACCCAAAATCAGGTCTTCTTTACTATGTCTTACGAGATGGCGACCTCATTGCGGCTTCAGTAGCTATTGCTTCCTCCAAGCCATACACACAAATAAACTTCCGAACTTCCCGTGGCGAGACACCATTTTCAGTTGCCAATCAGCATAGTCATGATATTTCTGTTCCGTTTCGATTCCTGCTTGAGAATGGAGCCGACGTTGAAAACGGAGATGAGCTCCGGCGGACACCGCTTTGTCTTGCTGCTGCAAATGGAAACACCGCTGCTGTAGGTCTCCTACTTGAAAAAGGCGCTAATATTGAACATACTTGCAGTGGCGGCAAGACACCACTTATGTATGCTGCAGCTGAAGGCACCGAAGAATGCATGCGATTGCTGCTCTCGGGCGGAGCAAGTGTTGCTGTAACGGATAACAGGCTACAAACAGCACTTTTCGGGGCCGTATGTAGCCAAATCGAGTCCGAAGCCAAGGTGCATTTGCTAATTGGCCAGGGCGTCGATGTTTCCGCAACTGACAACGATGGTTACACAGCCCTGACGTGGTCGTTGAAGCAAGGGAAGGCCACGAAATCAATTGTACAGATGTTGCTCTCTCGGGGCGATACAGTCAAGAGAACCGATCTATTGGGAAGAACGCCATTGATGTTTGCTTTGAACAACGACCTTTCAATCATGAAGCAGCTTATAGATGAGGGTGGCGACATTAATGCAATTGACACTCGAGGGCAGAGCGCCCTGTTACTAGCAGTCAGGTTCAAGTTAGAGGGTCATGCACGCATTTTAATAGATAGCGGCGCCTGTACTGATATCTCGGACACATACAACCAACGCACAGCTCTCTCGTACGCTGTTAGCACGCAGTATTACGATACCCACACCGCCCCACCAGGCCAACCAGATATAGCGTTATCATTTCATGGTCACTATCTGCCTCCAAGCATAGCAGAAGCGCTTCTGGTTCAGGGTGCGAAAGTTGATAAAGACGATATAAATGGTAGAACGCCACTATCACATGCAGCAGATATTGGTGGCAGTGCAGACTTTGTCTCGCTATTGCTTTCCCATGGGGCTACTAAGTTCTTGCTTTCTCATGGGGCAGATGTTCATCACGCAGATAACAGTGGCAGGACGCCGCTCTCATATGCGGTTGATCATAACTATATGGCTACTAAGTTACTGCTTGACCATGGGGCAGATGTTCATCACGCAGATAACAGTGGCAGGACGCCGCTCTCATATGTTGCTTCGAGCGGTCACATCCATGCTGTGCATATTGCGCGTCTTCTTCTAGATCGAGGAGCAATTCCTGATAAGGTTGATAAAGCTGAAAAGACCGCTCTTTCATATGCTACGACTGACGAAATGCGGGACTTGCTATCGAAATACCCttag